A genomic stretch from Dissulfurispira thermophila includes:
- the groL gene encoding chaperonin GroEL (60 kDa chaperone family; promotes refolding of misfolded polypeptides especially under stressful conditions; forms two stacked rings of heptamers to form a barrel-shaped 14mer; ends can be capped by GroES; misfolded proteins enter the barrel where they are refolded when GroES binds) codes for MAAKQLLFDEAARQSILRGVTILTDAVKATLGPRGRNVVIDRKFGAPNITKDGVTVAKEIELKDPYENMGAQLVREVASKTSDVAGDGTTTATVLAYSIYKEGMKYVTAGANAIDLKRGIDKAVEAVVDELKKMSKPVAEKKEIAQVGTISANNDPSIGELIAEAMDKVGKDGVITVEEAKSMATTLDVVEGMQFDRGYISPYFITDAERMECRLDDAFILIHDKKISSMKDLLPILEQIAKMGKPMLIIAEEVEGEALATLVVNKLRGTLQVCAVKAPGFGDRRKAMLEDIAILTGGTVISEDIGLKLENVKINDLGRARKITVDKENTTIVEGAGDHAKIQGRVKQIKAQIEETTSDYDREKLQERLAKLVGGVAVINVGAATEAEMKEKKARVEDALHATRAAVEEGIVPGGGVALIRCIKALDKIKLDHDQQIGVNIVKRALEEPIRQIVANAGIEGSIVVEKVRESKDANFGYDAYKEEYTDMLKAGIIDPTKVTRTALQNAASVAGLLLTTEVMITELPEEEKKMPGMPGGGMEGMY; via the coding sequence ATGGCAGCAAAGCAGTTGTTATTTGATGAAGCAGCAAGACAATCAATTTTAAGGGGCGTGACCATCTTAACAGATGCAGTCAAGGCAACTCTTGGACCAAGAGGTAGAAATGTAGTAATAGACAGAAAATTCGGCGCACCAAACATCACAAAAGATGGCGTCACAGTTGCAAAAGAAATCGAACTCAAAGACCCTTACGAGAACATGGGGGCACAACTTGTCAGAGAGGTTGCATCAAAGACATCTGATGTTGCTGGTGATGGAACAACCACTGCAACAGTCCTTGCATATTCTATATACAAAGAGGGCATGAAATATGTTACAGCGGGTGCTAATGCAATTGATTTAAAAAGGGGTATTGACAAGGCTGTAGAGGCTGTTGTTGATGAACTCAAAAAGATGTCAAAACCCGTTGCAGAAAAGAAAGAGATTGCACAGGTAGGAACAATCTCAGCCAACAATGACCCATCCATCGGAGAACTTATTGCAGAGGCAATGGACAAGGTTGGTAAAGACGGTGTAATAACTGTTGAAGAGGCAAAGAGCATGGCAACAACACTCGATGTTGTAGAGGGCATGCAATTTGATAGAGGATATATTTCACCATACTTCATTACAGATGCAGAGAGAATGGAGTGCCGTCTTGATGATGCATTCATACTCATACATGACAAGAAAATATCGAGCATGAAAGATTTACTCCCGATACTTGAGCAGATAGCAAAGATGGGCAAGCCAATGCTCATAATAGCAGAAGAAGTAGAAGGAGAGGCACTCGCAACACTGGTAGTAAACAAGCTCCGCGGGACACTTCAGGTGTGCGCAGTAAAGGCACCTGGCTTTGGTGATAGAAGAAAGGCAATGCTCGAAGATATAGCCATTCTTACAGGTGGAACAGTCATATCTGAAGATATAGGTCTTAAGCTCGAAAATGTAAAAATCAACGATCTTGGCAGAGCAAGGAAGATAACAGTAGATAAGGAAAATACAACCATTGTAGAGGGTGCTGGTGACCATGCAAAAATTCAGGGCAGAGTAAAACAGATAAAGGCACAGATAGAAGAAACCACATCAGACTATGACAGAGAAAAACTACAGGAAAGACTCGCAAAGCTCGTAGGTGGAGTTGCTGTCATTAATGTTGGTGCTGCAACAGAGGCAGAGATGAAAGAGAAAAAGGCAAGGGTAGAAGATGCACTACATGCTACAAGGGCAGCAGTAGAAGAAGGCATTGTCCCTGGTGGAGGAGTTGCACTCATCAGATGTATCAAGGCACTTGATAAGATAAAATTAGACCATGACCAGCAAATTGGTGTAAATATAGTAAAAAGGGCACTTGAAGAGCCAATCAGACAGATTGTAGCAAATGCTGGCATAGAGGGCTCGATTGTAGTAGAAAAAGTCAGAGAATCAAAAGATGCAAATTTTGGCTATGATGCATACAAAGAAGAATATACAGACATGCTTAAGGCGGGCATCATAGACCCCACAAAGGTTACAAGGACAGCACTGCAGAATGCAGCATCAGTTGCTGGACTCTTGCTCACCACAGAGGTCATGATTACAGAACTGCCCGAAGAAGAGAAGAAAATGCCAGGAATGCCCGGCGGCGGAATGGAAGGAATGTACTAA
- a CDS encoding co-chaperone GroES, translating to MKIKPLKDRVVVKYSEEEMEKTAGGIYVPDVAKEKPQKGTVEAVGSEVKEVKVGNTVLFDKYSGSKIKLNDTEYLIIKEEDILGIIE from the coding sequence ATGAAGATCAAACCACTCAAAGACAGAGTAGTTGTAAAGTACTCTGAAGAAGAAATGGAAAAAACAGCGGGCGGCATTTATGTGCCTGATGTGGCAAAAGAAAAGCCTCAAAAAGGAACAGTAGAGGCAGTAGGTTCTGAGGTCAAAGAGGTAAAAGTGGGTAACACTGTACTTTTTGACAAATATTCAGGCTCAAAGATCAAACTCAATGACACTGAATATCTAATAATCAAAGAAGAAGACATTTTAGGAATTATCGAATAA
- a CDS encoding rhomboid family intramembrane serine protease, translating into MIPYKDDNPTQTFPFVTIGLIVINCLVFIWELTSPISEREIAYFYGAIPYNLISFDTSQPMHPVITVFISMFLHGGFLHLAGNMLYLWIFGNNIEDSIGHFRFILFYLFSGIVAAYTHAITEPYSTIPMIGASGAVSGVLGAYLLLFPHARVYTILFFGFFWQIVRIPAIIVIGFWILIQIINGILSKGMLNHGGVAWFAHIGGFMAGILTIKFYLPKKRYRRSYLKF; encoded by the coding sequence ATGATTCCTTATAAAGACGACAATCCAACACAGACATTTCCTTTTGTTACAATCGGACTAATTGTAATAAACTGTCTTGTCTTTATCTGGGAGTTAACATCTCCTATCAGTGAACGAGAAATAGCCTATTTCTATGGTGCAATACCTTATAACCTTATATCATTTGATACATCCCAGCCCATGCATCCCGTGATTACTGTTTTTATATCTATGTTTTTACATGGAGGCTTTCTCCACCTCGCAGGCAATATGCTCTATCTCTGGATATTCGGGAATAATATTGAGGATTCTATAGGTCACTTCAGGTTTATTTTATTCTATTTATTCTCAGGCATTGTGGCTGCATATACACATGCAATAACAGAGCCATATTCTACAATACCAATGATAGGTGCAAGCGGTGCTGTCTCAGGTGTATTAGGTGCATATCTCTTGCTGTTTCCTCATGCAAGGGTCTATACAATACTGTTTTTTGGATTTTTCTGGCAGATAGTGAGGATCCCCGCCATAATTGTGATTGGCTTTTGGATATTGATACAGATAATCAATGGCATACTAAGCAAAGGCATGCTTAATCATGGTGGAGTGGCATGGTTTGCCCATATCGGAGGCTTCATGGCAGGGATATTGACTATAAAATTCTATCTGCCAAAGAAGAGATACAGAAGGTCATATCTCAAATTCTAA
- a CDS encoding DUF523 domain-containing protein produces MIIVSACLAGFNTRYDNTNCIHPEIVKLVASGNAIPLCPEQLGGLSTPRPTISFINGDGYALLMGKNRVIAIGSDGINYSQNLLNGANEVLRIVKMYNIKKAILKNASPSCGVSRVLVNSKKVDGCGVTTAMLKEIGIMIETVE; encoded by the coding sequence ATGATAATTGTAAGTGCATGTCTTGCTGGATTTAATACAAGGTATGATAATACAAATTGCATACATCCTGAAATAGTCAAACTCGTTGCATCTGGCAATGCCATCCCTTTATGCCCTGAACAACTTGGAGGGCTTTCAACACCAAGACCTACTATAAGTTTTATAAACGGTGATGGATATGCACTTTTAATGGGAAAAAACAGGGTAATCGCAATAGGCTCAGATGGTATTAATTATTCACAAAATCTCTTAAACGGTGCTAATGAGGTATTGAGAATTGTAAAGATGTATAATATCAAAAAGGCGATTTTAAAAAATGCAAGCCCCTCATGTGGTGTATCGAGGGTGTTAGTGAACAGTAAAAAGGTTGATGGATGCGGCGTAACTACAGCCATGCTGAAAGAAATCGGTATAATGATAGAAACTGTAGAGTAG
- a CDS encoding nucleotidyltransferase domain-containing protein, whose translation MENTEVRSFCEENNIELLVFFGSHASGEIHHESDINVAVKLKGGSIRGFKARIDLQT comes from the coding sequence ATGGAAAACACGGAAGTTAGAAGCTTTTGCGAAGAAAATAATATTGAACTGCTTGTCTTTTTCGGTTCACATGCATCAGGTGAAATACATCATGAGAGCGATATTAATGTGGCTGTTAAACTTAAAGGGGGATCAATCAGGGGCTTCAAAGCTCGAATTGATTTGCAGACTTGA
- a CDS encoding IS110 family transposase, translated as MHGKNYNKQIAKRQRVKRTTLVIGMDIGNEFNAMCLMNKDGEVLGKYSRIYNSRKGFNFFSKIIEAMKKKKGFKDVLIGMEPTGHYWRKIAYFGKDKGYEVRFVRTTALRHQRELDESSSAKSDIRDAVTIANITREGKYIDTVIEDGVFRQLRTLAHVRERIQRYNTGSKHALRAVLDDYFPELNGIFWSMKSKGLWAVLENCPFPEDVKRLGQKELTELIAKSTRRKGSAAKKAAELYHAAKETVGLKQIGIADRYRLKMYLEEVKRSEAQLKDIEEEMKKLLGEVPCAKNILSIPGVGVLSCAVFLGELGNPSNFKSPKQIIKYAGYDPRENDSGQSIGRKRISKKGRWMLRKYLYFMSMRAIHRSKFFSEYYYSKLKSSNRFGQPLKKKEAICAVAIKLIKVIFALLRDNRMFTAKAPALALAA; from the coding sequence ATGCATGGGAAAAATTATAACAAGCAGATAGCAAAGCGTCAAAGAGTAAAGAGGACGACACTGGTGATTGGGATGGACATAGGGAACGAATTTAATGCAATGTGTCTGATGAACAAAGACGGAGAGGTATTGGGCAAGTATTCCCGTATATACAACAGCAGGAAAGGTTTTAACTTTTTCTCAAAGATAATAGAAGCGATGAAAAAGAAAAAAGGATTCAAGGATGTGTTAATAGGCATGGAGCCGACAGGACATTATTGGAGGAAGATAGCTTATTTTGGTAAAGACAAGGGGTATGAAGTTAGGTTTGTCAGGACAACGGCGTTAAGACATCAAAGAGAGCTTGACGAAAGTTCCTCGGCCAAGAGCGACATCAGGGATGCGGTAACAATAGCCAACATAACGAGAGAGGGCAAGTATATAGACACCGTTATAGAAGACGGCGTATTTAGGCAACTAAGGACATTAGCCCATGTACGGGAACGGATACAGAGATACAACACAGGTTCAAAGCATGCATTGAGAGCAGTATTAGATGATTATTTCCCTGAGCTAAATGGAATCTTCTGGTCAATGAAGTCTAAAGGTTTATGGGCAGTGCTGGAGAACTGTCCATTTCCCGAAGACGTAAAAAGGCTTGGACAAAAGGAGTTGACAGAGCTTATAGCAAAGAGCACACGACGCAAAGGCTCAGCAGCAAAGAAGGCTGCGGAGCTTTACCATGCAGCAAAAGAAACAGTTGGACTTAAACAGATAGGCATAGCAGATCGTTACAGATTAAAGATGTATTTGGAGGAAGTAAAGCGTTCGGAGGCGCAACTGAAAGACATAGAGGAAGAGATGAAGAAACTGTTAGGAGAAGTCCCCTGTGCAAAGAACATACTGTCGATTCCCGGTGTAGGAGTTTTATCCTGTGCAGTGTTTTTGGGAGAACTGGGGAATCCTTCTAACTTTAAGAGCCCTAAACAGATAATCAAATACGCTGGATATGATCCTCGGGAGAACGATTCTGGACAAAGCATAGGGAGAAAGAGGATATCAAAGAAGGGGCGCTGGATGCTGAGGAAATATCTCTATTTTATGAGCATGAGAGCTATACATCGGAGCAAGTTTTTCAGTGAATATTATTATAGCAAGTTAAAGAGCAGCAATCGATTTGGGCAGCCATTAAAGAAAAAAGAAGCGATATGTGCGGTGGCCATAAAACTGATAAAAGTGATATTTGCGCTGCTAAGAGACAATAGAATGTTTACCGCTAAAGCGCCTGCATTGGCATTAGCGGCATAA
- the lgt gene encoding prolipoprotein diacylglyceryl transferase codes for MIPYPNISPEIVRIGPFAVRWYGMMYLMGFVSSYLLVRYQIKKKGLNLSRDFVESLYSYLILGLLLGARLGYVIFYNLSYYIQHPLEIFAVWHGGMSFHGGLIGSIIAGVLFCKKLRVDVWQIADLVIVTAPIGIGLGRLGNFINGELYGRVTDVPWAMIFPSGGPLPRHPSQLYEFFLEGIVLFSIVWLLKNKGFKTGMLFSLFVIFYGAFRFFVEFFREPDPQIGYILGIFTMGQILSAVMVFIGLTIAYLRRSI; via the coding sequence ATGATTCCGTATCCGAATATCAGTCCTGAAATTGTGAGGATAGGACCATTTGCAGTCAGATGGTATGGCATGATGTACCTCATGGGTTTTGTATCATCCTATCTTTTAGTTAGGTATCAGATAAAAAAGAAAGGACTAAATCTTAGCAGAGATTTTGTGGAATCCCTTTATTCATATCTGATTCTTGGTCTTTTATTAGGTGCAAGGCTTGGCTATGTAATCTTTTATAATCTCTCATATTATATCCAGCATCCGCTTGAGATATTTGCCGTATGGCATGGGGGCATGTCCTTTCACGGTGGGTTAATTGGCAGTATTATTGCTGGGGTTTTGTTTTGCAAAAAACTAAGGGTAGATGTCTGGCAGATAGCAGACCTTGTTATTGTAACTGCACCTATTGGTATTGGGCTTGGAAGGCTTGGAAATTTTATAAATGGAGAGCTTTATGGAAGGGTTACAGATGTTCCATGGGCAATGATATTTCCATCAGGAGGACCTTTGCCAAGACACCCATCTCAGCTTTATGAATTCTTTCTGGAAGGCATTGTGCTTTTCTCTATAGTCTGGCTGCTTAAAAATAAAGGCTTCAAAACAGGCATGCTTTTTTCGCTCTTTGTTATTTTTTATGGTGCATTTAGATTTTTTGTGGAATTTTTCAGAGAGCCTGATCCGCAAATTGGTTATATTTTAGGCATATTCACAATGGGTCAGATATTGAGTGCGGTAATGGTGTTTATAGGGCTTACAATAGCGTATTTGAGAAGATCTATTTAA
- a CDS encoding amidohydrolase family protein: MILNKCLNIESAVYAVYKKGTYGVFLGKGVSDIGDIKNVIQEIQNTKADFLKIVNSGIVSPRNGGMITPGGFTLNELRLICSYAKEIGIDKISCHVNGDASIKDAITSGVSCIEHGYFISDETLLMMKEMNVSWTPTVYAMLSFASCTSGHERQYIESIVEKHLSSINHAASMGIRLCIGTDSGAKAIKHGGSFFEEMRLFKRAGLSLKQILNAACMDKEEIDRGNYLVIKEDFIDAKKIEAVFANARQIF, from the coding sequence GTGATTTTAAATAAATGTTTAAACATAGAATCTGCTGTATATGCAGTTTACAAAAAAGGCACTTACGGTGTCTTTCTGGGTAAGGGGGTGTCAGACATCGGGGATATAAAAAATGTGATACAAGAAATACAAAACACCAAGGCAGACTTTCTGAAAATTGTAAATTCCGGCATAGTAAGCCCTCGAAATGGCGGCATGATTACACCCGGCGGTTTTACCCTGAATGAGTTAAGATTAATATGCAGCTATGCAAAAGAGATAGGTATTGATAAAATATCATGCCATGTAAACGGTGATGCATCCATAAAAGATGCGATAACTTCAGGCGTGTCATGCATAGAGCATGGATATTTTATATCTGATGAAACACTCTTAATGATGAAAGAAATGAATGTTTCATGGACACCTACGGTATATGCAATGTTATCCTTTGCATCATGCACTTCAGGTCATGAAAGGCAATATATAGAATCTATTGTAGAGAAACATCTGTCATCTATTAATCATGCAGCATCAATGGGAATAAGGCTTTGCATCGGTACAGATAGCGGTGCAAAAGCAATAAAACACGGTGGTTCATTTTTTGAAGAAATGAGATTATTCAAAAGGGCTGGGCTCTCTCTAAAACAAATATTAAATGCTGCATGTATGGACAAAGAGGAGATTGACAGAGGAAATTATCTGGTAATAAAAGAGGATTTTATTGATGCAAAAAAAATAGAAGCTGTTTTTGCGAATGCAAGACAGATATTTTAA
- a CDS encoding IS4 family transposase, whose product MNKFSSIFGQILQIFSKSEFYEAVRETKADKGVKGFSCWGQFVAMLFCQLGQAHSLREITGGLATCMGKLRHLGIEEAPKRSTLSYANNHRPWQMYERVFYTLLDKCKGLAQGKKKFRFKNKLFSLDSTIIELCASLFNWAKFRQTKGAVKLHLLLDHEGYLPVFANITEGRVHEVNIARRLSFPKGSIIVIDRGYVDYGLFAKWTEEGIYFVTRQKDNARFRVIRDNPIPERGKILRDSVIEFEGFYAKEDFPYQLRRIEVWDDTKGEVIVLLTNHLEFGPTTLAAIYKDRWQIEVFFKTIKQNLKIKTFVGTTPNAVMTQIWTALIAILALKYLKFRSTFGWSLSNLVALLRYNLFTYRDLWEWLNKPFETLPIVPDVEQLSLRGI is encoded by the coding sequence ATGAATAAGTTTAGCAGTATTTTTGGACAGATTCTACAGATATTTTCAAAGAGTGAGTTTTATGAGGCGGTGAGAGAGACGAAGGCTGATAAAGGGGTAAAGGGATTTAGTTGTTGGGGGCAATTTGTAGCAATGTTATTTTGCCAATTAGGGCAGGCTCATTCATTAAGGGAGATAACAGGAGGGCTTGCAACCTGTATGGGCAAGCTGAGGCATTTAGGGATTGAAGAGGCTCCAAAACGCTCCACCCTTTCCTATGCCAACAATCACAGGCCCTGGCAAATGTATGAGAGGGTATTTTATACATTGCTTGATAAATGCAAAGGTCTTGCACAGGGAAAGAAGAAGTTCAGGTTTAAGAACAAGCTATTCAGTCTTGATTCGACAATAATAGAACTCTGTGCAAGCCTGTTTAACTGGGCAAAATTCAGGCAGACTAAAGGAGCGGTGAAACTCCATCTCTTATTAGACCATGAGGGGTATCTTCCAGTCTTTGCCAATATAACAGAGGGTAGAGTTCATGAAGTAAATATAGCGAGGAGACTCTCTTTTCCGAAAGGTTCAATAATTGTTATTGATAGGGGATATGTAGACTACGGGCTTTTTGCGAAGTGGACAGAGGAAGGGATTTATTTTGTAACAAGACAGAAGGACAATGCCAGATTCAGGGTTATTAGAGACAATCCTATACCTGAAAGGGGCAAGATACTCAGGGACTCAGTGATAGAATTTGAGGGATTTTATGCGAAAGAGGATTTTCCCTATCAATTAAGGAGAATAGAGGTGTGGGATGACACAAAGGGGGAGGTTATAGTCCTTCTTACAAATCATCTTGAATTCGGACCGACGACATTAGCTGCCATATACAAAGACAGGTGGCAGATAGAGGTATTCTTTAAGACAATAAAGCAGAATCTGAAGATAAAGACATTTGTGGGGACAACCCCAAATGCAGTGATGACACAGATTTGGACAGCATTGATAGCGATATTAGCCCTTAAGTATCTGAAGTTTCGTTCTACCTTTGGATGGTCATTGAGCAATCTTGTTGCTTTATTGAGGTATAATCTCTTTACATACAGGGATTTATGGGAATGGCTCAATAAACCCTTTGAGACCTTACCTATTGTGCCTGATGTAGAGCAACTTTCTTTAAGGGGTATTTAA
- a CDS encoding nucleoside recognition domain-containing protein, with the protein MYVLGIVMAILLGIVLKRTLFKGESPMFIMELPPYRIPTFRDLMIHTWQKLRHFVIKAGTYILAVSILVWFMLNIPWGVENKRDSLLGMMGQAIAPVFEPLGFGRWEAASSLISGLIAKEVVVGTMSEIYVQKTEDRGEKTEEKPSLVDDFKEVGISFINASKDAVTNVISGFGIKSLSTEETEEEKTERSPLREAIQGVFTPLSAYAFITFVLLYWPCVVVAIATRQEFGTWKVYGQAVLMHTALAWVVAFVIYQGGKLLGIGG; encoded by the coding sequence ATGTATGTGCTTGGTATAGTGATGGCTATACTGCTTGGGATAGTGCTCAAAAGGACGCTCTTTAAAGGAGAATCTCCAATGTTTATAATGGAACTTCCGCCATACAGGATTCCCACATTCAGAGATTTAATGATTCACACATGGCAGAAGCTCAGGCATTTTGTAATTAAGGCCGGGACATATATTCTTGCTGTATCAATCCTTGTATGGTTTATGCTTAATATCCCATGGGGCGTTGAAAACAAAAGGGATTCTCTGCTCGGTATGATGGGACAGGCTATTGCGCCTGTGTTTGAACCACTTGGTTTTGGCAGGTGGGAGGCAGCATCTTCTCTTATATCAGGACTGATTGCAAAAGAGGTGGTTGTAGGGACAATGTCTGAGATATATGTTCAAAAGACAGAAGATAGAGGAGAGAAAACAGAGGAAAAACCGTCTCTTGTAGATGACTTTAAAGAGGTAGGTATATCATTCATCAATGCATCAAAAGATGCGGTTACGAATGTCATTTCTGGTTTCGGTATAAAGAGTCTAAGCACTGAAGAGACAGAGGAGGAAAAAACAGAGAGGTCTCCTTTGAGAGAGGCTATTCAAGGGGTCTTTACACCCCTGAGTGCCTATGCCTTTATCACCTTTGTGCTTCTTTACTGGCCTTGTGTGGTTGTTGCTATTGCAACAAGACAGGAATTTGGCACATGGAAGGTCTATGGACAGGCAGTGCTGATGCATACGGCTCTGGCATGGGTTGTAGCATTTGTGATTTATCAGGGAGGAAAATTGCTGGGGATTGGAGGTTAA
- a CDS encoding FeoB-associated Cys-rich membrane protein: MGFIDIALMAVIISGAVYLLYRSIFKKKGHCHGCDSGTCAKNRGM; this comes from the coding sequence ATGGGATTCATTGATATTGCATTAATGGCTGTAATCATTTCCGGGGCAGTGTATCTCTTATACCGCTCTATATTTAAGAAAAAAGGGCATTGTCATGGATGCGATTCAGGTACATGTGCTAAAAATAGGGGTATGTGA
- the ppcA gene encoding phosphoenolpyruvate carboxylase, whose translation MKIPRVMSTQHPDNVLLPFFAESQDMSGDDEIQEAYYAFSHLGCDEQMWDCEGKEVDDFVVRKLLTKYEHFFKEARLGEDVFLTLRVPNPDVEKEEAKVLIETLESIPRSCDAARLFYGKDIPPIFEVILPMTMSHQSLNRIYYYYKDFVVGKQNQPFYPGDITISEWIGECKPEKINVIALFEDKEHQLEAHNIMREYLKDKDIKHQRVFIARSDPAMNYGMVSAILCNKIALQRLRRLSEETGVKIYPILGAGSAPFRGHLAPDTVDMILEEYPDVQTFTIQSAFKYDHSVASVISAVNKLKASQVMRGYDIDEGKCIEIIDKVAVQYRRVIEYLAPIINYVASFVPRRRMRKLHVGLFGYSRSVGKVTLPRVISFCAACYSIGLPPEILGLNILTAEDIACMKDMHVNFMFDMKTAMSYFNEDVLTILPDEVKTSLKLDWDDYRINPEHKAITSRIIKAVKDRDGANLQDMLIEAAHIRKFLG comes from the coding sequence ATGAAGATTCCACGCGTAATGTCCACGCAGCACCCTGATAATGTTCTTCTGCCCTTCTTTGCAGAAAGTCAAGATATGTCAGGCGATGATGAGATTCAAGAGGCATATTATGCCTTCAGCCATCTTGGATGCGATGAACAGATGTGGGACTGTGAAGGCAAAGAGGTGGATGACTTTGTTGTAAGAAAGCTTTTAACTAAATATGAGCATTTTTTCAAAGAGGCAAGATTAGGTGAAGATGTTTTTCTCACATTGAGAGTGCCAAATCCTGATGTAGAAAAAGAAGAGGCAAAGGTGCTCATCGAGACACTCGAGAGCATTCCTCGCTCATGTGATGCTGCAAGGCTCTTTTATGGCAAAGATATTCCTCCTATTTTTGAGGTTATACTTCCTATGACAATGTCACATCAAAGCCTGAATAGAATTTATTATTACTATAAAGACTTTGTTGTTGGAAAACAGAATCAGCCGTTTTACCCAGGAGATATAACTATATCAGAATGGATAGGGGAGTGCAAACCTGAAAAGATAAATGTCATTGCACTTTTTGAAGATAAGGAACATCAACTTGAGGCTCATAATATAATGAGGGAATACTTAAAAGATAAAGACATTAAGCACCAAAGGGTGTTTATAGCAAGGTCAGATCCCGCTATGAATTATGGCATGGTAAGCGCTATACTCTGCAATAAGATTGCACTTCAACGTTTAAGGAGATTATCTGAAGAGACAGGGGTTAAAATATATCCGATACTCGGTGCTGGCTCTGCTCCTTTTAGAGGTCATCTTGCACCTGATACAGTTGATATGATACTTGAAGAATATCCTGATGTCCAGACATTCACAATACAATCAGCTTTCAAATATGACCATTCTGTTGCCTCTGTTATCTCTGCTGTTAATAAGCTCAAGGCGTCACAGGTGATGAGGGGATATGATATAGACGAAGGCAAATGCATAGAGATTATTGATAAAGTGGCAGTGCAATATAGAAGGGTTATAGAATATCTTGCCCCAATTATTAATTATGTAGCAAGTTTTGTCCCCAGAAGGAGAATGCGTAAGCTCCATGTAGGACTTTTTGGATATTCCAGGAGTGTTGGAAAGGTTACGCTTCCCCGTGTTATAAGTTTTTGTGCTGCATGCTATTCTATAGGACTTCCTCCTGAGATACTTGGATTGAATATTCTTACGGCTGAAGACATTGCATGTATGAAAGACATGCATGTAAATTTTATGTTTGATATGAAGACAGCTATGTCATATTTTAATGAAGATGTCCTCACAATACTACCTGATGAGGTAAAGACATCTCTTAAACTTGACTGGGATGATTACAGGATTAATCCTGAACATAAAGCCATTACATCAAGAATTATCAAGGCAGTCAAAGATAGGGACGGTGCTAATTTACAGGATATGCTTATAGAAGCAGCACATATAAGGAAATTTTTAGGATAA
- a CDS encoding FKBP-type peptidyl-prolyl cis-trans isomerase encodes MQKATTGSIVKVHYTGKLSDGTVFDSSENREPLEFRVGDGHIIKGFENAIEGMSVGEKKTINISADEAYGPHRNDLIVRIERSQIPLDITPAIGMNLQIKQPNGVINVVIADMDESSITLDANHPLAGKDLTFDIELVEVA; translated from the coding sequence ATGCAAAAGGCAACTACAGGAAGCATAGTAAAGGTTCATTACACAGGAAAACTAAGTGATGGTACAGTATTTGATTCATCAGAAAACCGTGAGCCCCTTGAGTTTAGGGTAGGTGATGGTCATATTATCAAGGGGTTTGAAAATGCAATCGAAGGCATGTCTGTTGGAGAAAAAAAGACAATAAATATCTCTGCTGATGAGGCATATGGACCTCATAGGAATGACCTTATTGTTAGAATTGAAAGGTCTCAGATCCCCCTTGACATTACACCAGCAATTGGAATGAATCTCCAGATAAAGCAGCCAAACGGTGTAATTAATGTGGTTATAGCAGATATGGATGAATCAAGTATTACTCTCGATGCGAATCATCCTTTGGCAGGCAAGGATTTGACTTTTGATATAGAGCTTGTAGAGGTGGCATAA